The Streptomyces sp. NBC_00435 nucleotide sequence CGACGGTCGCCTCGGTGAAGATCGCGGTGGACGCGAAGAACGGCGTGCCGCTGCGGGTGCAGGTGCTCTCCACCGACGGCGGCAAGCCGATCGTGGACGCCGGCTTCACCAAGGCGGACTTCGCCAAGCCCGCCGCCGACACCTTCTCCTTCACCCCGCCCAAGGGCGCCACGGTGAACGAGGGCACGGCCGGCGAGCACGGCAAGGGCCTGGTCGACGGCAAGGTCAAGGACCGGGGCCTGGGCGCGCTGGAGTCCGTCCCGGGCTTGGGCGGCCTGACCGGTGGCCCCGGCGCGGGCAAGGGCGACATGAAGGTGCTCGGCGAGGGCTGGGGCTCGATCGCACGGATCGAGACCGGCTCCACCGGCGCCCTGAAGGGCCTCGACGACGCGGCGAAGGACAAGAACGCGCCCAAGGGCGCCGCGCAGTTCCTCGACTCGCTCGGCGAGAAGGTGAGCGGGAAGTTCGGCGAGGGCCGCGTGCTCAAGACCCGCGTGATCAACGCGCTGATCACGGACGACGGCAAGGTCTACGTCGGCGCGGTCACCAAGGACGCGCTGGTGAAGGCGGCCGACGCCAACAAGTAGCCATGAGCGAGTAGTGACCCGAGGGTGGGCAGGGACTGTGTCCCTGCCCACCCTTGTGCCGTTAAGGCCCTGCGTACAGCGACTCCGCTGTACCGTGAAAAGCATGTCGAGACACGTCACCATCCGCCTGGAAGAAGAGTTCCACGAACGCCTGAAGGCGCGAGCGGCGGCCCTGGGTACGACGGTCACCGCGCTGATCACCGAAGTCACGGAACGCGAGCTCGACGAGGACCGGAAGAATTTCCTGTCCGGGATAGAGGAGTTCGCCGACCACTGGGGCTACTTCCAGGAGCGGTTCGGGCATTGAAGATCACCATGGAGTGGGCCTGGACCGCTCTGGCCCACCATCTCCCGTCCGATCCCGCCGTGTGGGATCCCTCCGGAGTGGCCGCCGCCGTGGCCCGGCACCAGAACGACCTCGTCCTCGTTCCCGAACAGCCCGCCCCGGACACCGCGTGGCGGGCCGCCGCGTTTCTGCACACGCTCGCGGTGTGCCCGGCGCTGGAGTCCCCGATGAACGAGTTCTACGCCGCCGCCGCGACCCGCTCGTACCTGCGGGTCGCCGGGGCCAAGCAGCTGCCCTCGCCGGAGGAACTCGGCGATCTGGTGGAGGCCGCGAAGCTGGGGCAGGCCGATGTCGCGGCCGTCGCCGAGGAGTTGCGGGCCCGGATCCAGGAGCCGCTGTCGGCCTCGCTACCGGGCCTCGCGCAGGACACGTAGGACCATCGGCGCCTCGTCCGGGTGGAGCCGCAGCTCGGTGGCGCCGTCCGCGGAGCGGAACGCGACGCTGATCCCGTCGGCGGAGACGGCCTCCAGGGGCGGGAGGTCCGCCGCCCGCGCCGTCGTCGTACGGCCTTTCGCGCACCAGCGGACCGGGCCGCCCGGCCCGCCGGGCGGGAGCTCCAGGCGGCCCTCGGCCCACCGGCCGGCGGTGAGGCCGGTGTCCCGCAGGTCGCAGGGGACCTGCACGGGGCGGCCCTGGGCGTGGTCCGACAGACGCCTCAGCCGCCGGCGCCCGCGCACCAGCTGCGCGGGGTTGATGGCGGCGGCGGCCTGGGCGACCAGGCTGAACAGGGCGGCAATGAGCTCCGGCATGATCGGATCAGATCACACCGGAGCTCAGAGGACTAGACCAATCTCCTGTTTCAGAAGGTGATCTTCCAGCTGTTGATGTAGCCGACGTCCTGTGCGGCCGCGTCCTTGACCTGGAGCTTCCACACCCCGTTGGCCACCTCGGCGGAGGCATTGACGGTGTAGGACTGGACGAGGTTGTCGGCACTGCCGCCGGTGCGGTTGTGCAGGTTGTAGACGGTGCCGTCGGGAGCCACCAGGTCGACCACCAGGTCACCGCGGTAGGTGTGGACGATGTTCACGTCGACCTTGGTGGTGGCCGGGGCGTTGCCCGTGACGCCCGAGACCGTGATCGGCGAGGTCACCGCGGCGGCGGGGGAGTCCGGGATGTTCACGTCCGCCGTGTTCTCGAAGGACTGGCCCGGCGGGACCGGAGTGGCCGCCCCGAGGTTCCAGATCGCGTAGGCGATGGCGTCGGAGTTGCGGTCCAGGGCGGTGTCGTTGATGTTCGCCGTGGTGTCGCAGGAGGCGTGGTAGCAGCGGTCGAAGGCCTGACCGGAGGTGCCGCCCCACTTCTGGGCCTGGGCCGCCGTCTTGGTGTAGTCGGCGCCCGAGAACAGGCCGCCGACCGGGATGCCCGCGCTCTTGAACGGCGCGTGGTCGGAGCGGCCGTCGCCCTCGGTCTCGATCTCGGTCGGGATGCCGACGCCCGCGTAGAAGTTCTTGAAGGTCTGCTCGATGGTGGGGTCGTCGTCGTAGACGAAGTAGCCCGGGTTCGGCGAGCCGATCATGTCGAAGTTCAGGTAGCCGGAGATCTTCGACTTCTCGGCGGCCGGCAGGTTGTTCACGTAGTACTTCGAGCCGATCATGCCGAGCTCTTCCGCGCCCCACCAGCCGAAGCGCAGGTGCTTCGTCGGTTGGAGCTGCGCGCGGGAGACGGCCAGCGCGGTCTCCAGGATGGCGGCCGAACCGGACCCGTTGTCGTTGATGCCGGGGCCCGCGTTGACCGAGTCCAGGTGCGAGCCGGACATCAGGACCGAGTTCGGGTCGCCGCCCGGCCAGTCGGCGATCAGGTTGTAGCCGGTCGCACCGCTGGAGCTGAAGGTCTGCAGGGTGGTGGTGAAGCCGGCGGCGTCCAGCTTGGCCTTGACGTAGTCGATCGAGGCCT carries:
- a CDS encoding ribbon-helix-helix domain-containing protein; amino-acid sequence: MSRHVTIRLEEEFHERLKARAAALGTTVTALITEVTERELDEDRKNFLSGIEEFADHWGYFQERFGH
- a CDS encoding M28 family metallopeptidase; this encodes MSLSVSRRLAAVTALAVTGLFAATAPAALAAPSGPSAPSTLAAAPTPPDIPVANVKAHLTQLQSIATANGGNRAHGKAGYKASIDYVKAKLDAAGFTTTLQTFSSSGATGYNLIADWPGGDPNSVLMSGSHLDSVNAGPGINDNGSGSAAILETALAVSRAQLQPTKHLRFGWWGAEELGMIGSKYYVNNLPAAEKSKISGYLNFDMIGSPNPGYFVYDDDPTIEQTFKNFYAGVGIPTEIETEGDGRSDHAPFKSAGIPVGGLFSGADYTKTAAQAQKWGGTSGQAFDRCYHASCDTTANINDTALDRNSDAIAYAIWNLGAATPVPPGQSFENTADVNIPDSPAAAVTSPITVSGVTGNAPATTKVDVNIVHTYRGDLVVDLVAPDGTVYNLHNRTGGSADNLVQSYTVNASAEVANGVWKLQVKDAAAQDVGYINSWKITF